In one Phyllostomus discolor isolate MPI-MPIP mPhyDis1 chromosome 8, mPhyDis1.pri.v3, whole genome shotgun sequence genomic region, the following are encoded:
- the MMD gene encoding monocyte to macrophage differentiation factor isoform X3, which produces MRFKNRFQRFMNHRAPANGRYKPTCYEHAANCYTHAFLIVPAIVGSALLHRLSDDCWEKITAWIYGMGLCALFIVSTVFHIVSWKKSHLRTVEHCFHMCDRMVIYFFIAASYAPWYKVVELFFYLTMGFSPALVVTSMNNTDGLHELACGGIIYCLGVVFFKSDGIIPFAHAIWHLFVATAAAVHYYAIWKYLYRSPTDFMRHL; this is translated from the exons GTTCATGAACCACCGGGCCCCAGCCAATGGCCGCTACAAACCAACTTGTTACGAACATGCTGCTAACTGTTACACACACGCA tTCCTCATCGTGCCGGCCATCGTGGGCAGCGCCCTTCTCCACCGGCTGTCCGACGACTGCTGGGAGAAGATAACGGCATGGATTTACGGGATGGGCCTCTGCGCCCTCTTCATCGTTTCCACGGTCTTCCACATCGTATCGTGGAAAAAGAGCCACTTAAG GACAGTGGAGCACTGTTTCCACATGTGTGACAGGATGGTCATCTACTTCTTCATCGCCGCTTCCTACGCGCCGTG GTATAAGGTGGTTGAGCTCTTCTTCTATCTCACCATGGGGTTCTCTCCGGCCTTGGTGGTGACATCAATG AATAACACCGATGGACTTCACGAACTTGCCTGTGGGGGCATAATTTATTGCCTAGGAGTTGTGTTCTTCAAGAGCGACGGCATCATTCCCTTCGCCCACGCCATCTGGCACCTGTTCGTGGCCACGGCAGCTGCGGTGCATTACTATGCCATTTGGAAGTATCTTTACCGGAGCCCCACAGACTTCATGCGACATCTGTGA
- the MMD gene encoding monocyte to macrophage differentiation factor isoform X1, with translation MRFKNRFQRFMNHRAPANGRYKPTCYEHAANCYTHAFLIVPAIVGSALLHRLSDDCWEKITAWIYGMGLCALFIVSTVFHIVSWKKSHLRTVEHCFHMCDRMVIYFFIAASYAPWLNLRELGPLASHMRWFIWLMAAGGTIYVFLYHEKYKVVELFFYLTMGFSPALVVTSMNNTDGLHELACGGIIYCLGVVFFKSDGIIPFAHAIWHLFVATAAAVHYYAIWKYLYRSPTDFMRHL, from the exons GTTCATGAACCACCGGGCCCCAGCCAATGGCCGCTACAAACCAACTTGTTACGAACATGCTGCTAACTGTTACACACACGCA tTCCTCATCGTGCCGGCCATCGTGGGCAGCGCCCTTCTCCACCGGCTGTCCGACGACTGCTGGGAGAAGATAACGGCATGGATTTACGGGATGGGCCTCTGCGCCCTCTTCATCGTTTCCACGGTCTTCCACATCGTATCGTGGAAAAAGAGCCACTTAAG GACAGTGGAGCACTGTTTCCACATGTGTGACAGGATGGTCATCTACTTCTTCATCGCCGCTTCCTACGCGCCGTG gtTAAACCTCCGTGAACTTGGACCCCTGGCATCTCATATGCGTTGGTTTATCTGGCTCATGGCAGCTGGAGGAACCATTTATGTATTTCTCTACCATGAAAA GTATAAGGTGGTTGAGCTCTTCTTCTATCTCACCATGGGGTTCTCTCCGGCCTTGGTGGTGACATCAATG AATAACACCGATGGACTTCACGAACTTGCCTGTGGGGGCATAATTTATTGCCTAGGAGTTGTGTTCTTCAAGAGCGACGGCATCATTCCCTTCGCCCACGCCATCTGGCACCTGTTCGTGGCCACGGCAGCTGCGGTGCATTACTATGCCATTTGGAAGTATCTTTACCGGAGCCCCACAGACTTCATGCGACATCTGTGA
- the MMD gene encoding monocyte to macrophage differentiation factor isoform X2 — protein sequence MRFKNRFQRFMNHRAPANGRYKPTCYEHAANCYTHAFLIVPAIVGSALLHRLSDDCWEKITAWIYGMGLCALFIVSTVFHIVSWKKSHLRLNLRELGPLASHMRWFIWLMAAGGTIYVFLYHEKYKVVELFFYLTMGFSPALVVTSMNNTDGLHELACGGIIYCLGVVFFKSDGIIPFAHAIWHLFVATAAAVHYYAIWKYLYRSPTDFMRHL from the exons GTTCATGAACCACCGGGCCCCAGCCAATGGCCGCTACAAACCAACTTGTTACGAACATGCTGCTAACTGTTACACACACGCA tTCCTCATCGTGCCGGCCATCGTGGGCAGCGCCCTTCTCCACCGGCTGTCCGACGACTGCTGGGAGAAGATAACGGCATGGATTTACGGGATGGGCCTCTGCGCCCTCTTCATCGTTTCCACGGTCTTCCACATCGTATCGTGGAAAAAGAGCCACTTAAG gtTAAACCTCCGTGAACTTGGACCCCTGGCATCTCATATGCGTTGGTTTATCTGGCTCATGGCAGCTGGAGGAACCATTTATGTATTTCTCTACCATGAAAA GTATAAGGTGGTTGAGCTCTTCTTCTATCTCACCATGGGGTTCTCTCCGGCCTTGGTGGTGACATCAATG AATAACACCGATGGACTTCACGAACTTGCCTGTGGGGGCATAATTTATTGCCTAGGAGTTGTGTTCTTCAAGAGCGACGGCATCATTCCCTTCGCCCACGCCATCTGGCACCTGTTCGTGGCCACGGCAGCTGCGGTGCATTACTATGCCATTTGGAAGTATCTTTACCGGAGCCCCACAGACTTCATGCGACATCTGTGA